From Deferrisoma camini S3R1, the proteins below share one genomic window:
- a CDS encoding AAA family ATPase: MHRKLERVFYEVREPRLTWDDIGGFPEVKQTLDEMICLPLRHPDRLERLGLTPPAGVMLWGPLGVGITMLAEAAARAAGAGFVYVSGQEMLGKPDEIHRAFDDAAHEAPCVLFVSDCEWLAPRAGCSYEWGPGNLRGIPPTFADPDLTRRFIEEVDRIQGVPGVALVGSCYRIDTVDQALIKEKRRFNRKVFVPPPRQADRRAMLDIYLARIPRLSPEVDADDLARRTEGYVGWDIESLCKRAALEAAKAGRDEVVPEDFERALERITPWLTPDMVETYWDLFRKDCPHHYAF; the protein is encoded by the coding sequence ATGCACCGAAAACTCGAGCGCGTGTTCTACGAAGTGCGGGAACCCCGCCTCACCTGGGACGACATCGGCGGGTTTCCCGAGGTAAAGCAGACCCTGGACGAGATGATCTGCCTGCCCCTGCGCCACCCCGACCGTCTGGAACGGCTCGGCCTCACCCCCCCGGCGGGGGTGATGCTGTGGGGGCCGCTGGGGGTGGGGATCACCATGCTGGCCGAGGCCGCGGCCCGGGCCGCCGGGGCGGGGTTCGTGTACGTGTCGGGCCAGGAGATGCTCGGCAAGCCCGACGAGATCCACCGGGCCTTCGACGACGCCGCCCACGAGGCTCCCTGCGTGCTGTTCGTGAGCGACTGCGAGTGGCTCGCCCCCCGGGCCGGATGTTCCTACGAGTGGGGGCCGGGGAACCTCCGGGGCATCCCCCCCACGTTCGCCGACCCGGACCTCACCCGGCGGTTCATCGAGGAGGTGGACCGGATCCAGGGGGTGCCGGGCGTGGCCTTGGTGGGCTCGTGCTACCGGATCGACACGGTGGACCAGGCCCTGATCAAGGAGAAGCGCCGGTTCAACCGCAAGGTGTTCGTGCCGCCCCCCCGGCAGGCGGACCGGCGGGCCATGCTGGACATCTACCTGGCCCGGATTCCCCGGCTGTCCCCCGAGGTGGATGCGGACGACCTGGCCCGCCGCACCGAGGGGTACGTGGGCTGGGACATCGAGAGCCTGTGCAAGCGCGCCGCCCTTGAGGCCGCCAAGGCGGGCCGGGACGAGGTGGTCCCCGAGGACTTCGAGCGGGCGCTCGAGAGGATCACGCCCTGGCTCACCCCCGACATGGTCGAGACCTACTGGGACCTGTTCCGCAAGGACTGCCCGCACCACTATGCCTTCTGA
- a CDS encoding 4Fe-4S binding protein, whose translation MRVRPRRTVQLLLFLGFLALFARTAYRGQDLLDWPVHLVFRLDPLAFVAEALAVGREALDPRWLGALVLAAATVFLGRFFCGWMCPMGTVLDGAGAGLRRVVGPGRRLRRAPAALAPAVLVGLVAAAAAGLPLLGLFDPLSLLLRSLTLAFHPWLDAGLKGLVAVADRASPDAADLLYRWLDPVLAFGRPRFLMAGLTAVGFGAVLALELLAPRFWCAHLCPLGALLGLLARIGPFGRSRAPDCGPCSACGTACPTGASAADPAEPGVCIQCGSCASVCPRAARRSGPVRPSSPVPRRHRRAVVAAAGFGLAAGLFPRIRAAEAETGAYFLRPPGAKAEDEFRKRCIRCGACMRVCPRNALHPALLEAGLGGMWTPRLVPRLGYCEYHCRLCGQVCPTGAIGYLAEGEKERWVIGLAVFDRNRCLPWRSGRNCLVCEEHCPTQPKAIVFDPDPARPGLKLPRVEEKRCVGCGICETKCPLPGRAAIRVTRENPLSFETFF comes from the coding sequence GTGAGGGTTCGACCGCGCCGCACGGTTCAGCTGCTGCTGTTCCTGGGGTTCCTGGCCCTGTTCGCCCGGACCGCCTACCGGGGGCAAGATCTGCTGGATTGGCCGGTGCATCTGGTGTTCCGGCTCGATCCCCTGGCCTTCGTGGCCGAGGCTCTGGCCGTGGGTCGAGAGGCGCTCGATCCCCGGTGGCTGGGGGCGCTGGTGCTGGCCGCGGCCACGGTGTTCCTGGGCCGGTTCTTCTGCGGCTGGATGTGCCCCATGGGCACGGTGCTGGACGGGGCCGGAGCCGGCCTGCGGCGGGTCGTCGGGCCTGGGCGGCGCCTCCGGCGGGCGCCTGCGGCCCTGGCCCCGGCCGTGCTGGTGGGGCTCGTCGCCGCGGCCGCGGCGGGCCTGCCGCTGCTGGGCCTGTTCGATCCCCTGAGCCTCCTGCTCCGTTCCCTGACCCTCGCGTTCCACCCCTGGCTCGACGCGGGTCTGAAGGGGCTCGTCGCGGTCGCGGATCGGGCCTCTCCGGACGCGGCCGATCTCCTGTACCGGTGGCTCGACCCGGTCCTCGCCTTCGGACGCCCCCGGTTCCTGATGGCCGGGCTCACCGCGGTCGGGTTCGGGGCCGTGCTCGCGCTGGAGCTCTTGGCCCCCCGATTCTGGTGCGCCCACCTGTGCCCCCTGGGGGCCCTCCTCGGCCTCCTGGCCCGGATCGGCCCGTTCGGCCGGTCGCGGGCCCCCGACTGCGGGCCGTGCTCCGCCTGCGGGACCGCCTGCCCCACCGGGGCCTCGGCCGCCGATCCGGCGGAGCCTGGGGTGTGCATCCAGTGCGGCTCCTGCGCCTCGGTGTGCCCCCGGGCCGCGCGCCGATCCGGGCCTGTCCGGCCCTCCTCCCCGGTGCCCCGCCGGCACCGGCGGGCCGTGGTGGCGGCCGCCGGGTTCGGGCTCGCAGCCGGGCTCTTCCCTCGGATCCGCGCCGCGGAGGCGGAGACCGGGGCGTACTTCCTGCGGCCCCCCGGCGCCAAGGCCGAGGACGAGTTCCGGAAACGATGCATCCGGTGCGGGGCCTGCATGCGGGTGTGCCCCCGCAACGCCCTGCACCCGGCCCTGCTGGAGGCCGGCCTGGGGGGGATGTGGACCCCCCGGCTCGTTCCCCGTCTGGGGTACTGCGAGTACCACTGCCGGCTGTGCGGCCAGGTCTGCCCCACCGGCGCGATCGGGTACCTGGCCGAGGGGGAGAAGGAGCGGTGGGTCATCGGCCTGGCCGTGTTCGACCGCAACCGGTGCCTGCCGTGGCGGTCCGGCCGCAACTGCCTCGTGTGCGAGGAGCACTGCCCCACCCAGCCCAAGGCGATCGTGTTCGACCCGGATCCGGCCCGACCGGGGCTCAAGCTGCCCCGGGTGGAGGAGAAACGGTGCGTGGGGTGCGGGATCTGCGAGACCAAATGCCCCCTGCCCGGACGCGCCGCAATCCGGGTGACCCGGGAAAACCCTCTTTCTTTCGAAACTTTCTTCTAG
- a CDS encoding outer membrane protein assembly factor BamB family protein, with the protein MRRGLAALLLGAVSLAGCALTGRPAPDRVIRWSGEVRITRDVVLPRGTRLVIEPGTRVLFAFRDDDGDGWGDASIRIEGDLTARGTRERPIVFAPADGPARPGRWGEVRVDFGRIEMSRCVLEGSTRGIHAHFARGRITDSVFRRNVDGTRLGNSELVVARNLFYGHPGKAYNAHRSRNRVEANRFHHNRTALFLFEEDAGSEFVGNRFRENDVPLRPGDFFTGTVITRGNDWGAPPPRPPEGNPGVRIDAKPGEVAWAGPEGWPGWDGRWSADLGGFVDAPARPADGGVYAASWAGRVVRLGGLDGRVRAEALLPDVVDAGPALGPGTLAVWSWDRGLYLLSRPDLTVLDRAESTPSPADDHRQSAPAFAGSTLFAAGWDGRVRAFETREGRLAPLWTFEGKGPFRAPLTVAPGLVLAPCQDGTLYALDPATGALRWSHRAGAPLLSRAAAGRPGVFVADRSGVLHALDPVTGRERWTRDLGAPIWYGGPSLDRDALYLGDDRGRLHAVDPGSGRQLWQVPLEGGVRSAPLVLDDRALVVTTLGGWAYLLDPATGMEWDAWLVGEGAQADPAALGSTVFVGTREQGLLCLEVRAP; encoded by the coding sequence ATGAGGCGCGGCCTCGCCGCTCTGCTACTGGGCGCCGTATCGCTGGCCGGGTGCGCCCTGACAGGGCGCCCGGCCCCGGACCGGGTGATCCGGTGGTCCGGAGAGGTCCGGATCACCCGGGACGTGGTCCTGCCCCGGGGCACCCGGCTGGTGATCGAGCCCGGCACCCGGGTGCTGTTCGCGTTCCGCGACGACGACGGCGACGGCTGGGGCGACGCCTCGATCCGGATCGAGGGGGACCTGACCGCCCGGGGGACCCGGGAGCGGCCCATCGTGTTCGCGCCGGCCGACGGCCCGGCCCGGCCCGGCCGGTGGGGGGAGGTGCGGGTGGACTTCGGCCGGATCGAGATGAGCCGGTGCGTGCTGGAGGGGAGCACCCGGGGCATCCATGCCCACTTCGCCCGGGGCCGGATCACCGACAGCGTGTTCCGGCGCAACGTGGACGGAACCCGCCTGGGCAACTCCGAGCTGGTGGTCGCCCGGAACCTGTTCTACGGCCACCCGGGCAAGGCCTACAACGCCCACCGGTCCCGGAACCGGGTGGAGGCCAACCGGTTCCACCACAACCGAACCGCCCTCTTCCTGTTCGAGGAGGACGCCGGGTCGGAGTTCGTGGGGAACCGGTTCCGGGAAAACGACGTGCCCCTGCGGCCGGGGGACTTTTTCACCGGCACCGTGATAACCCGGGGGAACGACTGGGGAGCCCCCCCGCCCCGCCCCCCCGAGGGGAATCCCGGGGTACGGATCGACGCGAAGCCCGGGGAGGTCGCCTGGGCCGGCCCGGAGGGCTGGCCCGGGTGGGACGGCCGGTGGTCGGCCGATCTGGGAGGGTTCGTGGACGCCCCGGCCCGGCCTGCGGACGGGGGGGTGTACGCCGCCTCCTGGGCCGGCCGGGTGGTCCGGCTGGGCGGTCTGGACGGCCGGGTGCGGGCCGAGGCTCTCCTGCCCGACGTGGTGGACGCCGGCCCGGCCCTGGGCCCGGGGACCCTGGCCGTTTGGTCGTGGGATCGAGGCCTGTACCTCCTCTCCCGTCCCGACCTGACGGTGCTGGACCGGGCGGAGAGCACCCCTTCGCCGGCCGACGACCATCGCCAGTCGGCCCCCGCCTTCGCGGGCTCCACCCTGTTCGCGGCCGGGTGGGACGGCCGGGTGCGGGCGTTTGAAACGCGAGAAGGCCGGCTGGCCCCCCTGTGGACCTTCGAGGGGAAGGGTCCGTTCCGGGCGCCGCTGACCGTGGCCCCGGGCCTGGTGCTCGCTCCCTGCCAGGACGGTACCCTCTACGCCCTCGACCCGGCCACCGGAGCGCTTCGCTGGTCCCATCGGGCCGGGGCCCCCCTCCTGTCCAGGGCTGCCGCGGGGCGGCCGGGGGTGTTCGTGGCAGACCGGTCCGGGGTCCTCCACGCCCTGGATCCGGTTACCGGCCGAGAGCGATGGACCCGTGACCTGGGGGCCCCCATATGGTACGGCGGGCCCAGCCTGGACCGGGACGCCCTCTACCTGGGCGACGACCGGGGTCGGCTCCATGCCGTGGATCCCGGCTCGGGCCGGCAGCTGTGGCAGGTGCCCCTCGAGGGGGGAGTGCGCTCGGCCCCCCTCGTTCTCGACGACCGGGCCCTGGTCGTGACCACCCTGGGGGGGTGGGCGTACCTGCTCGACCCGGCCACCGGTATGGAGTGGGACGCCTGGCTCGTGGGCGAGGGGGCCCAGGCCGACCCGGCCGCCCTGGGGAGCACGGTGTTCGTCGGGACGAGGGAGCAGGGGCTCTTGTGCCTGGAGGTACGGGCGCCCTAA
- a CDS encoding permease: protein MTGWEALREIGRVALGEAWRMGWFTLLGVGVAALIKTYQWDRKVRVYVGRAGPWGILIATAVGTLSPLCSCGILPVVIPMALSGVPLPPLMALLVTSPVMDPASFALTWGGVGPALAWWKLGGAVFLGLLAGFGTLALERAGVLGPDLLRLRPVYTPEGELAPAYEIACANGFRVRTMTVMPRDSRLRFFLDRFWDVGSFVFLWVGVAILLEAVIQVLVPTRWLVWLGGQGGPLGVLVATAVALPLPLHQVPVVPVLAGLQAKGLGAGPDLAFLMAGPVTSIPASATLAAMFRPRVLGVYLGLGLLGSAALGLARWALATP, encoded by the coding sequence GTGACCGGGTGGGAGGCGTTGCGGGAGATCGGACGGGTCGCCCTGGGCGAGGCCTGGCGCATGGGATGGTTCACCCTGCTGGGGGTGGGGGTGGCGGCCCTGATCAAGACCTACCAGTGGGACCGCAAGGTGCGGGTGTACGTGGGCCGGGCCGGACCGTGGGGGATCCTGATCGCCACGGCCGTGGGTACCCTGAGCCCCTTGTGCTCGTGCGGCATCCTTCCCGTGGTGATCCCCATGGCCCTGTCGGGGGTTCCGCTGCCCCCCCTCATGGCGTTGCTGGTTACGAGCCCGGTGATGGACCCGGCCTCGTTCGCGCTGACCTGGGGCGGGGTGGGTCCGGCCCTTGCTTGGTGGAAGCTGGGGGGGGCCGTGTTCCTCGGGCTCCTGGCGGGGTTCGGAACCCTGGCCCTGGAGCGGGCCGGGGTGCTGGGCCCCGACCTGCTGCGGCTCAGGCCCGTGTACACCCCCGAGGGGGAGCTGGCCCCGGCGTACGAGATCGCCTGCGCCAACGGGTTCCGGGTGCGAACCATGACCGTGATGCCCCGGGACAGCCGGCTGCGATTCTTCCTCGACCGGTTCTGGGACGTGGGCTCGTTCGTGTTCCTGTGGGTGGGGGTGGCCATCCTGTTGGAGGCGGTGATCCAGGTGCTGGTTCCCACCCGCTGGCTGGTGTGGCTCGGTGGCCAGGGGGGGCCCCTGGGGGTGCTCGTGGCCACGGCCGTGGCCCTGCCCCTGCCCCTGCACCAGGTGCCGGTGGTGCCGGTGCTGGCAGGGCTCCAGGCCAAGGGGCTGGGGGCCGGCCCGGACTTGGCGTTCCTCATGGCCGGGCCGGTCACGAGCATCCCCGCCTCGGCCACCCTCGCGGCCATGTTCCGGCCCCGGGTGCTGGGGGTGTACCTGGGGCTGGGCCTCCTCGGGTCGGCCGCCCTGGGGCTGGCTCGATGGGCCCTGGCAACACCGTGA
- a CDS encoding Hsp20/alpha crystallin family protein yields MGSGSDDVFTRLVGLADGLLRLFEDGPARSCAQAGATHWSPPVDVYDTGEAFVMVAEVPGLDQEAIRAEIQGDTLVLQGERPLVRPTEGRSYHRIERPGGTFRRVFRLPEDVDPDAVRAVYRNGVLEVTIPRKRRGTPVRVSVEG; encoded by the coding sequence ATGGGTAGTGGTTCGGACGATGTCTTCACGCGGTTGGTCGGCCTGGCCGACGGGCTGCTCCGCCTGTTCGAAGACGGGCCGGCCCGGTCGTGTGCGCAGGCTGGGGCGACCCATTGGTCCCCACCCGTGGACGTGTACGACACGGGCGAGGCGTTCGTCATGGTGGCCGAGGTGCCGGGGCTGGATCAAGAGGCCATCCGGGCCGAGATCCAGGGAGACACCCTGGTCCTCCAGGGCGAGCGGCCCCTGGTACGGCCGACGGAGGGGCGAAGTTACCACCGCATCGAGCGGCCGGGGGGAACGTTCCGCCGGGTGTTTCGGCTGCCCGAGGACGTGGACCCCGACGCCGTGAGGGCCGTGTACCGCAACGGGGTGCTCGAAGTCACGATTCCCCGGAAGCGTCGAGGGACGCCGGTTCGGGTGTCGGTGGAGGGGTGA
- a CDS encoding carboxypeptidase regulatory-like domain-containing protein produces MGPGNTVSGRLYRVAAALVAALLASCAGAPPPRPAGAPVEGRVSVQGKGFEGAEVRFLPLPTEPMDLPEPVTRVTSGSKGVFRAVVPPGRYLVEARAPGLYAFFGRNPVLVLTRLTGLNLPLVPIHPAERLRTEPGKEAVEGTVVADGEPVAGARVFAYLQIGKGLRGPGYAVSDPTDGRGRFVLPLPPGTYYLAARARLPGSRGRLHPGDRFGLLPHLPLRLSRGERVRVTIETVQLPSAERMARFRGAFAVVEGRIVDGRGNPLPGLRACLYRNPDMLDRPDAFSEPTAEDGRFRIETPLAGVVYLGARERLGGPPGLDERVGFYRGPRGSRIDLAPGARLTGLTVVVTR; encoded by the coding sequence ATGGGCCCTGGCAACACCGTGAGCGGGCGGCTCTACCGGGTCGCTGCGGCGCTCGTGGCGGCCCTGTTGGCCTCGTGCGCGGGAGCGCCTCCCCCCCGGCCGGCCGGCGCTCCGGTGGAGGGACGGGTGTCGGTCCAAGGGAAGGGGTTCGAAGGGGCCGAGGTCCGGTTTCTGCCCCTCCCCACCGAGCCCATGGATCTTCCCGAGCCCGTGACCCGGGTGACGTCCGGATCCAAAGGCGTCTTCCGTGCCGTGGTCCCCCCCGGCAGGTACCTGGTGGAGGCCCGGGCACCCGGGCTGTACGCATTTTTTGGCCGCAACCCCGTGCTCGTGCTGACCCGCCTCACCGGCCTCAACCTGCCGCTGGTCCCGATCCACCCCGCCGAGCGGCTGCGGACCGAACCGGGCAAGGAGGCGGTGGAGGGAACCGTGGTGGCCGACGGCGAACCGGTGGCCGGGGCCCGGGTGTTCGCCTACCTGCAGATCGGCAAGGGGCTGCGGGGCCCCGGCTACGCGGTGTCCGACCCCACGGACGGCCGGGGCCGGTTCGTCCTGCCCCTGCCGCCCGGCACCTACTACCTGGCCGCCCGGGCCCGGCTGCCCGGGTCGCGGGGCCGGTTGCACCCGGGGGACCGGTTCGGACTGCTGCCCCACCTGCCCCTGCGCCTCTCCCGGGGCGAGAGGGTCCGGGTCACGATCGAGACCGTCCAGCTGCCCTCGGCCGAGCGGATGGCCCGGTTCCGCGGCGCCTTCGCCGTGGTGGAGGGACGGATCGTGGACGGCCGGGGCAACCCCCTGCCGGGCCTGCGGGCGTGCCTGTACCGCAACCCCGACATGCTCGACCGACCCGACGCGTTCTCCGAGCCCACGGCCGAGGACGGCCGGTTTCGGATCGAGACCCCCCTGGCGGGGGTGGTGTACCTGGGGGCCCGGGAGCGGCTGGGCGGCCCGCCGGGGCTCGATGAGCGGGTGGGCTTCTACCGGGGCCCCCGGGGCTCCCGGATCGATCTGGCGCCCGGGGCCCGCCTGACCGGTCTCACGGTGGTGGTGACCCGATGA
- a CDS encoding DUF362 domain-containing protein, with amino-acid sequence MIPLSRRRFLGLGLRAAALAPWLPLPLTRPARAAPVPRPLAEVRGEDPAALVRTAVGKLGGMAAFVRPGDRVVVKPNIGWDRTPEEAANTHPAVVAELARLARRAGARSVRVFDRTCNDARRSYERSGIRAAVEALGDDRVRLEYVRDDRFVVVAIAGARKLTRWPLYRPALTADVLINCPVVKHHGLTGVTLAMKNLMGVMGGNRGRIHWDIAESLVDLNLAVRSHLVVVDATRILTRNGPQGGGTEGVRVANRLAATTDVVAADAWGARVFGVDPMEVGYIRRAHERGLGVADLGRVPVR; translated from the coding sequence ATGATCCCGCTCTCGCGCCGCCGGTTCCTCGGGCTCGGGCTGCGGGCGGCAGCCCTGGCTCCCTGGCTCCCCCTGCCCCTGACCCGCCCGGCCCGGGCCGCGCCCGTGCCCCGGCCCCTGGCCGAGGTCCGGGGCGAAGACCCGGCGGCCCTGGTGCGCACGGCGGTGGGGAAACTGGGGGGCATGGCCGCGTTCGTGCGGCCCGGCGACCGGGTGGTGGTCAAGCCCAACATCGGATGGGACCGCACCCCCGAGGAGGCGGCCAACACCCACCCGGCCGTGGTGGCGGAGCTGGCCCGACTGGCCCGCCGGGCCGGCGCCCGGTCGGTCCGGGTTTTCGACCGCACCTGCAACGACGCCCGACGCTCCTACGAGCGCAGCGGCATCCGGGCGGCGGTGGAGGCGCTGGGCGACGACCGGGTCCGGTTGGAGTACGTGCGCGACGACCGGTTCGTGGTGGTGGCCATCGCCGGCGCGCGCAAACTGACCCGGTGGCCCCTGTACCGGCCGGCCCTCACGGCGGACGTCTTGATCAACTGCCCGGTGGTGAAGCACCACGGCCTGACCGGGGTCACCCTGGCCATGAAGAACCTCATGGGCGTCATGGGGGGCAACCGGGGCCGGATCCACTGGGACATCGCCGAGAGCCTGGTGGATCTGAACCTTGCGGTGCGCTCCCACCTGGTGGTGGTGGACGCGACCCGGATCCTCACCCGCAACGGACCCCAGGGCGGGGGCACCGAGGGGGTGCGGGTGGCGAACCGGCTGGCCGCCACGACCGACGTGGTGGCCGCCGACGCCTGGGGCGCCCGGGTGTTCGGGGTGGACCCCATGGAGGTGGGCTACATCCGGCGGGCCCACGAGCGGGGCCTGGGCGTGGCCGACCTGGGGAGGGTTCCGGTCCGGTGA
- a CDS encoding glycine betaine ABC transporter substrate-binding protein — protein sequence MTLKRFVCAVVGLVLFATPGLACVGKTLILGAVARPEGRVVAQILAVLINERTGTTVKIQEFDGPDAAHDAMVRHEVDIVVEAAGRALERLDLADPGDPKARYDLVKEAYLERFNLVWLPPLGYGEAGEGPAAPVARKDILRKFPALPRLIAKTRGLVTDDVLATLTDRGDPRKAARDFLRRRKLI from the coding sequence TTGACCCTTAAGAGATTCGTGTGCGCCGTGGTGGGGCTTGTGCTGTTCGCCACGCCGGGCTTGGCCTGCGTGGGCAAGACCCTGATCCTGGGGGCGGTGGCCCGGCCCGAAGGGCGGGTGGTGGCCCAGATCCTGGCCGTGCTGATCAACGAACGCACCGGCACCACCGTGAAGATCCAGGAGTTCGACGGGCCGGACGCGGCCCACGACGCCATGGTGCGCCACGAGGTGGACATCGTGGTGGAGGCGGCCGGCCGGGCCCTGGAGCGGCTGGACCTCGCCGACCCGGGCGACCCCAAGGCCCGGTACGATCTGGTCAAGGAGGCCTACCTGGAACGGTTCAACCTGGTGTGGCTGCCGCCCCTGGGTTATGGGGAAGCCGGCGAGGGGCCGGCCGCTCCGGTGGCCCGCAAGGATATCCTGCGCAAGTTCCCGGCCCTGCCGCGGCTGATCGCCAAGACCCGCGGGCTGGTGACCGACGACGTCCTGGCCACGCTGACGGACCGGGGCGATCCCCGCAAGGCCGCCCGGGACTTCCTGCGGCGCAGGAAGCTGATCTGA
- the cysK gene encoding cysteine synthase A: protein MARIFEDNSLSIGNTPLIRLNRLTQGLKATVAAKVEGRNPAYSVKCRIGASMIWDAEQKGLVKPGVTVVEPTSGNTGIALSYVCAARGYRLILTMPETMSMERRKMLAAFGAELVLTPGSEGMGGAIRKAQEIVDSDPNRYFMPNQFKNPANPEIHFKTTGPEIWNDTEGKIDILVSGVGTGGTITGVSRYIKQEKGKAIHSVAVEPAASPVLSGGVPGPHKIQGIGAGFKPDVLDMSVVDEVVQVTDDEAFETARRLAREEGIISGISSGAAVAAALKVAGRPENEGKLVVVVLPDSGERYLSTPLFQI, encoded by the coding sequence ATGGCCCGCATCTTCGAGGACAACAGCCTGAGCATCGGAAACACCCCCCTCATCCGGTTGAACCGTCTGACCCAGGGCCTGAAGGCCACGGTGGCGGCCAAGGTGGAGGGAAGGAACCCCGCCTACTCGGTCAAGTGCCGGATCGGGGCCTCGATGATCTGGGACGCCGAGCAGAAGGGGCTCGTGAAACCCGGCGTGACCGTGGTGGAGCCCACCAGCGGGAACACCGGCATCGCCCTCTCCTACGTGTGCGCCGCCCGGGGGTACCGGCTGATCCTGACCATGCCCGAGACCATGAGCATGGAGCGACGCAAGATGCTCGCCGCGTTCGGCGCCGAGCTCGTGCTGACCCCCGGCAGCGAGGGCATGGGAGGGGCGATCCGAAAGGCCCAGGAGATCGTGGACTCGGACCCGAACCGCTACTTCATGCCCAACCAGTTCAAGAACCCGGCCAACCCGGAGATCCACTTCAAGACCACCGGCCCGGAGATCTGGAACGACACCGAGGGCAAGATCGACATCCTGGTGTCGGGGGTGGGCACCGGGGGCACCATCACCGGGGTGAGCCGGTACATCAAGCAGGAGAAGGGCAAGGCCATCCATTCGGTGGCCGTGGAGCCGGCGGCCTCCCCCGTGCTCTCGGGCGGGGTGCCGGGGCCGCACAAGATCCAGGGCATCGGGGCCGGGTTCAAGCCGGACGTGCTCGATATGTCGGTGGTGGACGAGGTGGTCCAGGTCACGGACGACGAGGCGTTCGAGACCGCGCGGCGCCTGGCCCGGGAGGAGGGGATCATCTCCGGGATCTCCAGCGGGGCGGCCGTGGCCGCGGCCCTGAAGGTCGCCGGCCGGCCGGAGAACGAGGGCAAGCTGGTCGTGGTGGTGCTGCCCGACAGCGGCGAGCGCTACCTCTCTACCCCGCTGTTCCAGATCTAG
- a CDS encoding formylmethanofuran dehydrogenase subunit E family protein has translation MPSDAATEDLLRFLARLHGHRCPMSILGARLGLAARRALAPEPGVKLRARYHHHTCALDGVQVATGCTPGNRNLEVVPGGRHRLELGVEEGPFRVASELLPGALDRGRRWSEHRRAALELPEGSEERARREALAEEILAELATAEAARLLRVEGLP, from the coding sequence ATGCCTTCTGACGCCGCCACCGAAGACCTGTTGCGGTTTCTGGCCCGGCTCCATGGCCACCGGTGCCCCATGTCGATCCTGGGCGCGCGGCTCGGGCTCGCGGCCCGCCGGGCCCTGGCACCGGAGCCCGGCGTGAAGCTCCGGGCCCGGTACCACCACCACACCTGCGCCCTGGACGGCGTCCAGGTGGCCACCGGCTGCACCCCGGGCAACCGCAACCTCGAGGTGGTGCCCGGCGGACGCCATCGGCTCGAGCTGGGGGTCGAGGAGGGGCCGTTTCGGGTGGCTTCCGAGCTGCTGCCCGGGGCCCTGGATCGGGGCCGCAGGTGGAGCGAGCACCGCCGTGCCGCCCTCGAGCTTCCCGAGGGGTCGGAGGAACGGGCCCGGAGGGAGGCCCTGGCCGAAGAGATCCTGGCCGAGCTGGCCACTGCCGAGGCCGCCCGGCTCTTGCGGGTGGAGGGATTGCCGTGA
- a CDS encoding response regulator transcription factor, producing the protein MPRHPPRILIVDDEESLLDTLARASRLMGYRVDTASSGAEAWQRLDTNAYDVVVTDLRMPGMGGRDLMDRITRRGVRTRVVVITGYATLQAAIDCLRKGAVDFLPKPFEVETFLERLEEALAKPLPSAPPPWDELARRHGLTDREREVLEALYRTGLGNRALAEYLCVSPHTIKSHLRSAFRKLGVANRTQFLQRFVPGRSLTPPPTPEPASLDASGES; encoded by the coding sequence GTGCCGCGACACCCGCCCCGCATCCTGATCGTGGACGACGAGGAGAGCCTGCTGGACACGCTGGCCCGTGCCTCGCGCCTCATGGGATACCGGGTCGACACGGCGTCCTCCGGAGCGGAGGCCTGGCAGCGGTTGGACACGAACGCCTACGACGTTGTGGTGACCGACCTGCGCATGCCGGGGATGGGGGGCAGGGATCTCATGGACCGGATCACGCGGCGGGGGGTGCGGACCCGGGTGGTGGTGATCACGGGGTACGCCACCCTGCAGGCGGCCATCGACTGCCTACGCAAGGGGGCGGTGGACTTTCTGCCGAAACCCTTCGAGGTGGAGACGTTCCTGGAGCGGCTGGAGGAGGCCCTGGCCAAGCCGCTGCCCTCGGCCCCCCCGCCGTGGGACGAGCTGGCCCGGCGCCACGGGCTGACCGACCGGGAGCGGGAGGTGCTCGAGGCCCTCTACCGTACCGGCCTGGGCAACCGCGCCCTGGCCGAGTATCTGTGTGTGAGCCCCCACACGATCAAGTCGCACCTGCGCTCGGCGTTCCGGAAGCTGGGCGTGGCCAACCGAACCCAGTTCCTGCAGCGGTTCGTCCCCGGCCGGTCCCTCACCCCTCCACCGACACCCGAACCGGCGTCCCTCGACGCTTCCGGGGAATCGTGA